CCTTAACACGTCGGCGCATTTCGAGAGCAATTTCGAGGTACTCTTTGATGTCCTCTTTCGTATACTCTCCGTCGGGGTGCATCAGTTTGATCAACCCAGAAACGGTTTTTTTGACAGGTTTGGTGTCACGCTGTTTCAGATGTGCCCCAAGGGAATAATACTTTTCGAGCGCGTCGGTATAGGTAACACGCCTTAATGATTTGAGAACCTCGGAGAAGTAGTCCGTACTGAATCCAAAGCTGGATGTGAAATGCTTTGGGGAAAATTTGATCATCTCCCAGCCAGGCAAATAAAAATGAATGCGATCAAGGAAAGCGGTATCGCTGTTGACCTCATCGGATAGCGGGCTGAACAGATGTGAGGTCTGGAGAACCGTCTCTACTGGCTGATTGATGTTTCCATTGAGGATAATGGATGCGACGCCAGTGATTTCGCCACCGGAACCTGCCCGGGAAAAAGAACCTGACTCCATGTAGTCTTTCATCAAAGGAATTGCATCCCGATCTTTGAATATTTTATCGGTAGCTTCATCAAAACAGATTGCATCCCACTGCCCCACCGCGCCTACTTTCCCGGTCGACCCATGGACAAACAGTTTGGCTACCGTGCCCTGACCACCGGAAACCAGCACTGCATAAGGTGTGAGCTCTTTAAAGACAAAAGACTTACCCGTAGATCGCGGCCCCAACTCGATGAAGTTAAAGTTCGACTCAACCATCGGCAGCAGTCGAGAAAGCAGGAGCATCTTGATGCGGTCAGAGACACCTTCCGCATTCGGTTCATAGCCACAGCTTCGCAAAAGGACGTCAAGCCACTCACTCTTGGTAAACTCCTTACGCTTGTTGAGGATCTTGCTGTTATCGAAGCTGGAGAGTTGAATCGGCTTGATCTGGGTAATGACAAACGGAAAAATGTTCTGCCCGATTCTTATGTTGGGATCATACTCTACATCGATAATGGCCCAGATGCCGCCCATAAGCATTTTTTCATGCTGCTTCACCAATCCGTCACTGATGTTTCCATTCTTGATATTACTGTTCTGAAGTTTCGCCCAGTAAATATCCTTCTTGGAATCCAATTCCACGGAGATCTTGTCGATGATCTTGTAACGGCCTTTCTCGCGAATCTTCGAATGAATCAGAGAACTTTCTTCTGGATTTACATAGTGTTCGCTAAGAACCTTTTTTACGTTCTCCATGCCGATACGGATTTTTTCGTCGTCATCGGTGGAACAGGAGTTGGCTATCAAGTATTCAAGAACGAACACAGGCACATTGGCCCCAACCTTTACGGATAGGACAAGGTCTTTCTTGACCACGTAGCCTCTGAAATGCTCCAGAAGCTTCGTATCTAAGTCATTCAATACTGCCATAATCAGTTCCTTATCATTAGAGAAGTCCGCCTAAATCTCTGTCTTTATTTTGTTTCACAACGGCACGGTCGAGCTGCTGCTTGGTAACGGCATCCAAAAGGTGGACTTCAATTTCTGAATGACCATCAAACGTATACTCCTTCGTAATCCGCTCATTCTTATGAATAATGAAGACATTGCTTTTGTTTACCTGCGCTTTATTGGCAAAGAAGACCAGATGGACCTTTCGCTCTATGGAGAACAGATCGCCGACTCCTTT
This window of the Desulfomicrobium macestii genome carries:
- the brxL gene encoding protease Lon-related BREX system protein BrxL — its product is MAVLNDLDTKLLEHFRGYVVKKDLVLSVKVGANVPVFVLEYLIANSCSTDDDEKIRIGMENVKKVLSEHYVNPEESSLIHSKIREKGRYKIIDKISVELDSKKDIYWAKLQNSNIKNGNISDGLVKQHEKMLMGGIWAIIDVEYDPNIRIGQNIFPFVITQIKPIQLSSFDNSKILNKRKEFTKSEWLDVLLRSCGYEPNAEGVSDRIKMLLLSRLLPMVESNFNFIELGPRSTGKSFVFKELTPYAVLVSGGQGTVAKLFVHGSTGKVGAVGQWDAICFDEATDKIFKDRDAIPLMKDYMESGSFSRAGSGGEITGVASIILNGNINQPVETVLQTSHLFSPLSDEVNSDTAFLDRIHFYLPGWEMIKFSPKHFTSSFGFSTDYFSEVLKSLRRVTYTDALEKYYSLGAHLKQRDTKPVKKTVSGLIKLMHPDGEYTKEDIKEYLEIALEMRRRVKEQLKRIGGMEFWDTNFSYIDKESQEEFFVGLPEEKGSHLIESTPLPPGICYSSTSDGENVALVRIETVAVAGSGKLNITGVNNTAVKENIKNTYQYIKANEKTILSDKHSLKNYDITIQVTNLLGAAISSGIGSAVYIAIVSALYKKNLKAGLAVLGNISVGGAIERVINFADKVTMLSENGAKSVIVPMDNLNELSNVPPTVLGNTDVPFYQNSQMLMQKAILLD